aTTCAGaaggttctcctatggagacAATTGAACAATCCTTTATGGTTCTAGGGAGCACCTTCTTTCTTTTTGTAGGGAAAAATTCACCCTAGAGCTACAAGGTGCCCGACATCCGTTGGACCTTATTATAATCTTATTGTATCTTAGCCTAAGATTCACTTGGTCTGACTTTTTATGAAATGTCACTGATACTACTAGtatgtatttacaatgacataagcaaaataacacacaataacacggcagtatagtacaacacattgttAAATTACAACTGTGCAATCTTCATGCAGTTTCTGCCTATGTTAATGTTGTTGTTAAGCCTATTGTGTACTAATGTAATTACTTACCATTGACCCATGCCTCTTCCTGACTTATCTTGTAGGTAGTGGTGTTTGAGTTTGAGAACTTCTGTGGGAAGAAAGTGGAGCTGTCTGCAGAGTGTAAGAATGTGATCGAAAAGGGATGTGAGAAGGTGGGATCTATCATCGTGGAATCAGGACCGTAAGTGTCACCAATATTGATTTTCTACATTTTCCATCATGACTCTCTTGCCCCCTTCCTGTTTACCTGTCTCTCCAATACTCTCCAACACTGCCCTTATTAAATGTTAAAACATTTATGAATCCAACTTCAGTCTCTAGACAATGAAATTCCATTCTTATTCAACTGTGTATACATTTTGATCACAGTTCTTATCAATTACCTTTCATGCAGGGAAGATCAAGGTTGGTTGCTCGTGGGTTGGTTTTCACAGTGCTAATCTAAATGGTGCTGTGTAATAATTTTAAGGTTAAAATCTCTGAACTATTTGAAATAACTCATCCACCTGGTCAATTCATGTCAGCATGATAAAACATTGAGGTTAGGAGAATTTGTGTTTTTCATAGGTGAAAGTAAAAATATATTGGTGTGTTCTTTGTAAATGTTTATTATGGAAGTATCCATGAACAATGATGTTTTTTGAAAAGAGGAAAGGGAACGCTATATTTCAAACCAATTTCTGAGTTCCTAGGCCAAGCCATGTGGTAACTAACATATTCATTAGCATTGGGAGGTGGTTGGGgatggatttgaaaaaagtaatgttTTGAGGTTAACATTTTAACCataggattatgtcatcatggtaaccaatttcAACATTGACAAACCTtgcataaaatatgttgaatttgtacctttgaaacaacgTCAGATCTTCAATGTAATATCCACTAAAATAAAAAAGcaataggctgggcagcacctcctactggagagtttaTCTATCTACAACTACCCTGCGGTTTTCCATCCAGGCCCTGCTTATCTTTGAGATTTGTCACTGTCTGTTACTAATGTGCTATTGTGAGAATTTGgatgtgcttttagatggttaaAAGCATAGTGgtaacacattgggaattcaacaaactttcaactgtctttttgagtgggtgaaaaaAAGTTGTAATCACATTGATCAACGTATCAACCAAATATGACCCAATTCTCCAAGTTGAAATGACGAGGTGTGCACAGTGGGATATTATTCTCAAGGCATAAAATTCTGAAGTTTGTTAGGAATATTATTCTATCGAAGAAAGGCTTGGCTACTTCTAAGACTGTTGGCTATATTGCTTCATTCCCTGTTACAAAAGGAATAAGTTACTAGCAAACattgtgacaaccaaccccatactgtgacaaccaaccccgCGATGGGGCTGGTTGTCACAAGTGGACAGAGTTTGTTTGATGCCTTATAACTGCATGTTGAAATAAGATAATGATCAAAAAAAGGTCCCAGTTTCAACCCAAGACCTTGGTCTTTCTCCTAAAAGAGTCTTGTAAGATATACTGCTGCTGAGAGAAACACACAAGTAAAAAGTGTGACAACCAACCCTGGTCTCTCCTACTATCTCGCTACTACTGTTTATGTACAAGAAATTGGTAAAGCGTAATTACCTTTGTGTTCTCAGCTGGGTGGCATTTGAGCGCCAGGCATTTGGCGGGGAGCAGTTTGTGCTGGAGAAGGGCGAGTATCCTCGTTGGAGCACCTGGACCAACAGCCAGACTAATAACTACCTGCTGTCCCTCAGGCCACTCAAAGTGGTCAGTATATCCCTGTACCTATAATTAGAATCATCATCATTTAACTGGGTATATTTACATGTACCAGGAATCTGACATGGTGCACTGGTGCTGACAACCCCTTACAATAAACAGAATACACAGACAGAATTTAGCCAAAATTATTTACACATAATCTACGTATAGTATATAAGGATGTAGCCTACTGACCATAGCAACCTACAGTGGACAGGCATCCAACTGTCATGTCAATGAGATAAGACTAACCTATCGAGCTAAAGGGCAAATCCCGTTTGTTTCCTAAGTTAACAGAATTCCACATAAGAAACGTATTTGTACCAAATGATTTGTGCTCCCAAGCCATCAAAAGTATTTATTTGATCATTATTTAGTTATTTGAAACTGCACTTTTCTAAGTAGGGCTACCAGCCCTGGAGTAGTAGCTACCTTCCTTAAAAGTAAACAACAAGTAAACAGCAGACATGAAAACATAGTGTAACCACCACCCATTCCTGTTCCTGCCCAGGACAGTGCGGATCACAAACTCCACCTGTTCGAGAACCCAGGCTTCGCCGGGAGGAAGATGGAGATTGTGGATGACGATGTCCCCAGCCTGTGGGTCCATGGCTTTCAGGACCGCGTGGCCAGCATCAAGGCTACGAATGGAGCGTAAGTTCAACACCTTTACACATCATTGAGATCAGGCATACAGTATCTGTCTACAGCTAGGTTACTGCAAGGTTATCTCTCATGCAAATATGGCTCTGAATTTCAACCGATTCTGTTCCATAAATGTCATTATAGCTGTATGTCCCCTTGCCCTCCCTAGGTGGGTGGGCTACATGTTCCCAGGCTACAGGGGCCGCCAGTACATCTTTGAGCATGGAGACTACAAGCACTGGAATGACTGGGGAGCATCAACACCTCAGATCCAGTCCGTCCGACGCGTGCGTGACATGCAGTGGCACAAGAGAGGCTGCTTCATTGCCCCCACTCCCACCCCCACTCCCACCCCCGCACCCAACCCCACACCACCTGCCCCCCCTAACGCCACTGGCACCAGCTGAAATAGAGTAGCTGTGGCCCCAGGCCCCCTAAGAAGCCAAATCCGGGTCTCCCATCCATCCAGGGCTCCACCGAACCTCACCTCCTCGTCACAGAGGGTCAGCAAGAAACGACGAACTCGGAAGTGAAGTAACCATCACTGACTTACCTATGTGTCTGGGGTGGAAATAATAAAGGCTTTGAACCCGATTTGGTTTGACCCAACTGGATGTTTTTGTCAGTCCCTCTTACGGAGTTGCTATGAAAACTTCTCTGAGGTTGTTAGAATAATATTATTTAGTGTGCCAACATCATACAATAGGACAAATAATATTTGGTT
This sequence is a window from Oncorhynchus kisutch isolate 150728-3 linkage group LG1, Okis_V2, whole genome shotgun sequence. Protein-coding genes within it:
- the LOC109871870 gene encoding beta-crystallin B3-like — translated: MSEQQGAPEQLAAGKSQGGAGATYKVVVFEFENFCGKKVELSAECKNVIEKGCEKVGSIIVESGPWVAFERQAFGGEQFVLEKGEYPRWSTWTNSQTNNYLLSLRPLKVDSADHKLHLFENPGFAGRKMEIVDDDVPSLWVHGFQDRVASIKATNGAWVGYMFPGYRGRQYIFEHGDYKHWNDWGASTPQIQSVRRVRDMQWHKRGCFIAPTPTPTPTPAPNPTPPAPPNATGTS